TATTGTTTAAACGTTTGCATTGTAAAAAGAAAAGTTCGTGTGTATGTGAGATGTCAAAGTGTATCAAAGATAATCATCAAACAGTATAACAATCATTTAACCCAAAGTCAATGTCCTTTAAATGGAAtatatctttttcattatttggTTATGAAATATACAGAAGGTACTCGGGAAGCAACAGTGGAAGAGGCAGAAGCATTCTTggccctcaagaagcttacacTCTATGGGgcaatactaatgttgaatgaGCAATTACAAGTACAATACAAAAGGAGCTTATATGTGGGAAGCTAACCTCTCAGGGAGGGATGAGATTTAAAACTTCTAATGTCATCCTATGCATTAAGGAAGCAAGGAAAGCTCGGGAAAGAACTGCATTAAGACATTTGAGCAAGGGTAAAGCAGAAGGGGAACACCTCAGCTTTTGACTTGAAATAAGACAACCTATTCAAGATttcaggtgcttttttttttttgagacggagtcttgctcttgtcccccaggctggagtacaatggtgcaatctcagctcactgcaacctctgcctcccaggttcaagtgattctcctgcctcagcctcccaagtagctgggattacaggcgcctgccaccacacccggctaatttttgtatttttagtagagatggggtttcaccatgttggccaggctgtttttgaactcctgacctcaggtgatctgcccgcctcagcctcccaaagtggtgggatttcaggcatgagccaccgcacccagcaagaTTTCAGGTGCTTTCAAAAAGTaactgaaatttcatttttatttaattcctttattaacatatataaacctgaaattaaggcaaaaagtATGATATGAGACTCAAAAAAACTCATATCCTACTCAACCAACTAAAAGTTTTTAGGATCTAAACAGGGCAAAAGGTTTCAATAGCACTAACAGCTCAAGGAATGTATGTTAAACCTTTTGTTTTACAtccagaaaattagaaaacttggctaaacattgtatatatcagaaggttttaaaaataatttgttaagatTTAATCTTACCAAAGAAAGCTTGCTCATTTAAAGACATCTTTATACCAGCCTTCATGTCATCAGTGGAAACTTTATTAAGAGGGAGTAGTATGAGATACAGAAATAGCATAAACCAAAATCTCACACTTAATCCTTTAATGTTAATTGGATTTCAGTGTGAGTAAATATGACTAAAACTCATAGCAATGGGACAAAGCACTGCTTTGTTTTAAAACTGCACATGTGCTTTCTCCCCTGAGAACCTTTGCTTTAGACTTTTTGTACAGTAAGacatttcattaaatatgtttagatTTGCAGTCTAAGACCTTAAGTGACACACTCAATGACAGCATTCTTATAAATTATAGCCAATTATAAGTCCTCCTTCTGGTTTCTCTTCTGTGCTTCGTAAATATGTACATCTTTTTCAGGATCATAGTGAACCTTTCTCACAGTAAATTGCCTCTCCAGCATTGCTAAGAAGTTGTTATCCCGTTCATAGCGAATTCGGCATGCTAAAAGAATCACGGAGTGATTGCTACAGAGATGTTCCAGTGTTTGAAGAAGATCTGTGAATGTTTCTTCTAAATATATGATATCAGCTCCAAGTATCAGGTCAAATTCTCCAGGAGAAAAACTCCCCAAATTCTGTCCCCAAGTCAGCTCCTTAACAACAGTTTTGGGTTGGATATGAGGAGGTAAGTTGGCTTGAACGTTTGATTTAAGAAATTCTAATGCTACTTTTCGATCCGTGATAGTCACATGAGCACCTACAATGTGGGACAAAGAAAAAGTGATGTGCACATCAGTAGAGCTCTGTTAGGTAGAGAGGGGGTCAAGTTAAATGTAGAGTGTCTCTTAAATATTGCATCTGATACGCAGAATATCAATCATGCCTTTCATGGACAGCTGCAATAGAAAAATGACTCATAACTCCTTTTGCACTAACTACTGGCAAAAGTGACTCTGGATTTCCCTCTATGACATACCTGCTATTTGCTAAAATTGTGCCCATAAATTGCAGAattggctaggcgcggtggctcatgcctttaatcccagcactttgggaggccaaggcaggcagatcgcctgaggtcaggagttggagatcagcctggccaacatggccaactaaaaatacaaaactagccaggcatggtggcgggtacctgtaatcccagctattcgggaggctgaggcaggggaatcgcttgaacctgggagatggaggttgcagagctgagatctcgccactgcactccagcctaggtgacaagaacaaaactccatctcaaaaaaaaaaaaaaaatgcagaattaaGCAGTGACACGGCTGATGCttctgaattctgccaacagagCTGGCCCATACTTTATTCATTAggtcattatcttttttttttttttttttgagacagcatcttgctctgtcgcccaggctggagtgcagtggcgcgatctcaactcactgcaagctccgcctcccgggttcacgccattctcctgcctcagcctccgagtagctgggactacaggtgcctgccaccatgcccagctaattttttgtatttttagtagagacggggtttcaccatgttagccaggatggtctccatctcctgacctcgtgatccgcccgcctcggcctcccaaaggtcaTTATCTTTAAGTCAGTTGGCCGCAGGGTAACATGGAATCCAAGAATGAAAAATCTGGGAGCAGGCCAggtagggtggctcatgcctgtaatctcagcacttagggaggctgaggtgggagaagcccttgagcccaggagttcaagaccaacctgggtaatacaggggactccatctctacaaataatttttgtttttaattaagcacagtgcacacctgtggtcctagctactcaggaggcacgGGTGGGATATCATGTGAGcgtggaaggttgaggctgcagtgaactgttaTTAtgccaatacactccagcctgggcaacagagcaacactcggtctcaaaaaaaaaaaaaaaaaaaaaaaaaaaaaaatctgggagcAGACTGTTATTGCAAAGACGACAAGATACCAAAAACAGGGAAAGGCTGTTTTGTAAggttacagttttaaaaagaatcatgGAAGAAATAAATGGGCTACTAAGAAATCCCAGTCCACTTCTCCTTAGGTTGTTATGAAGCAGCCAACTTACATGTTTTCTGTATATAGTTATTGAAAAATAGTAAGCTTAAAAATTACTTAAGTATATTACAGTACTGTAAGTTAAAATGCTTGTTCTTAATGCTAAGTTTCTACACACAGTGTAGAAAGTTAAACTGTTTCTTATGGATTGTTGACAAAAAGATCCTTTTTTTTGAACCAATGTGGGTAAAAGACAACCTTAAGGTGGAACAAGCACATAAGATCAGGTTGGATCCACCTCATCTACGTTGTAGGAAAGATATAATACGTGTAATACTCTTTACTTCTGGCCCCagaaattctgaaatttaaaattatgtttcaatCTTTCATAAAATTCTTTCCATTTGCATCCTTCTTCAGTTTGTAATCTTCATAGGTAATCTTCCCACAAGATTCCAGACTAGCTGTAGTAAGCACTATTTCAGTGGCAGCTGAAACTCAGTGTTTCTTATCTTGACACATAAATTAGGGCAGTAATTCAATTTGAAATTTACAGTCCTAGTATGAGATACTGATGAAAATGCTCAAGTTGTTGAATTTTAGAAGCCTGAACCTACCACTTTGACCATTCATTGCTAGACAGTGTATTGCCCAATGGGCAGATTTCAATGATAGTTTTCATCTCTTCTGACAATAAAAATTGCAGACAGCCAGGCcaagtgactcacacctgtaatctgagccctctgggaggctgaggcagtagcatcacctgagcccaggagttcaagaccagtcctgacaacatagagagactccatctccacaaaaaataaaaaaattagccaggcatggtggcactattcaggaggctgaggtgggaggatcgctggagcccaggaggtcaaggctgcacttaAAGAAcaactttaggccaggcacagtggctcatgcctgtaatcccagcactttgggaggccaaggcaggcggatcatgatggtcaagagatcaagaccatcctgaccaacatggtgaaaccccatctctaccaaaaatacaaaaaaattagctgggagtggtggcgcacgcctgtagtcccagccactcaggaggctgaagcaggagaattgcttgaacccgggaggcggaggttgcagtgagctgagatcgcaccactgcactccagcctggcaacccagtgagaatctgtctttaaaaaaaaaaaaaggaaaaaaaaaaagagcaacttTAACTTAGCACTTAAACAACAAGTATTTTCACTTACATTACTGTCATACAATTCAGTAATTTTTCAGtgattatatatgtattacataaacACATATAGATTGGCTGCTTCATAACAGCCTAAGGAGAGGTGGACTGGGATTTCTTAATAGCCAATTTCTctcttctatgatttttttttttttttttttagaaatatacagagagggttttgccatgttgtccaggctggcctccaacccctgggctcaagcaatccacctgtcttggcctcccaaagtgctgggattataggcctgagccactatacccagccctatcattcttttttaaaattttaacctcACGAAACAGGCCTTCcctatttttggtattttgtcaTGTGAGCaatgagccatggtcatgccactgcactccagcctgggcaacagagcgagaccctatctcttaaaaaaaaaaaaaaaatgcagacagCCTTTTCCAGGGTTTGAGTTAGAACTGTATCTCTGAAATTTCTTAACAGTACACAGAGCACTCTGCAGGCAATATTGGAGTGACTGAGTCATCTGCACATCACCTCAGTATTCATTTTACCAGCTCATAAAGGCCTTCTCTAATGTCTGTCCCAGGCATTTCAAAGACTACTTCTAATCTGGTAGGTATTCCAGAAGTCTGAATAGGATCTTAATGTCAGTTGACCACTCCCTGTAATTCCACACATATCTGAACGACTACCATCAGCCACAGGACAGAAACCTCTCCCCTCATACAACTTACATTCAAGTGAGAGATAGGCAGTaagatgtttttttaaaaatagaatatccggctgggtgcggtgactcacacctgtaatctcagcactttgggaggccaagatgggtggatcacctgaggtcaggagttcgagaccagcctggccaactgtctctaccaaaaatacaaaaaaattatccaggtgtggtggcaggtgcctctactcccagctactcaggagactgaggcaggagaatggcttgaacccgggaggcagaggttgcagtgagtcaagatcactccactgtattccagcctgggcaacaagagtaaaacttcctattaaaaaaaaaaaaaaaatacagtgaaacccAGCAGCAGCATTTCCTTCAGTCCCTCTCAGCCACAGAGGCACAGACCGGGGACAGTGGAAGGCTGCAGTTAACCTGGCTTGTTTTGAAGCAAGGAAAGGCAGGGTGTCGGTGTCAACCGTACATGAAGATGGTGATAAAATGACTGCCCGTGAGATTTATGCTGGGTAAGGAGGGTGAGACAGTATTTAGTTCAGAAAAGACTAATCGAAACTGACCCAATAAGACAACACAGTATGCTGTCAATTAGTAATGGGAAAAGAATGTATAAACATGTCAGcactttttgttttagttttataacACCTTATTTATGCAAACATTCAAGCACATACTATGTGCTAGAGAtacaaagatgaggaagaaagTCCTTACCCAGAACTCAAAGTCTCACACGGGAGAGACATATAAACACAGTTGTGATGCCGtgtgggaagaaaaataatagaagcaTGAGTGTGCACAGGAAATTACAAAGGAGAAATTCTTCAAGAGGAGCAGAGGTCAAAGAAAAATTCCCAAAGGAAGGGAAATCTGAGCTTACACTTAAAAGATGAGGCATGAACCAAGGGAAAGGTGTGAAGAAAGGGCATCCAAGGCAGATGGGACAGGCCAGAGCAGGATGTGTGTCCAGGAACTTCATGCACTGCAATCTTGCTGAGAAAAAGTGAGGCTGAAGAGTCAGACAGGATGAGATAACAAAGCCTTACTAAGACAGCTGGGATTTAGCCTGCAGGCAGGCAGTGGGAAGCCAAAGAAGCTTTCAAGCACAGGTCATGCCATCGATTTTGCATTTTAGATTGGCCACTCTAACAGCTATTGAGAAAGTAGGTTTAAAAAGACAGAGGCAGATAGGCCAGGTGAAAGAGTGATGTGGTCAGGCAGGCGGGTGACAGATGATGAGAGCTCaagccaggcagtgggaggggacagagagagatagaTCCAGGAAACAGTTAAAAGACAGAATCAGTGGGACTCCAAGGGGTAGGGGAGGTAGAAGGGGAGTCAAGGAGTTGCGGGGACAGTGACTACTTGGAAGGCGATGCCAACTCAGAATAAAGGAGGAAGAACGCATTTAGAAAGAGAAGAGTTTGGGTTTAAACAGATACCATTTGAGGTGCTGGGAAATAGCCAGGGACAGATATCCAGCTTTCAGTTAAACACACAAGCCAAAAGTTCAGCTGAGATTTGCACTCGAATTACAGAAAAGTTGAAGATAGGATCTTCTTGAGCATTATATTTCAAGACAGTGGTCCACAGGCTTGGCTGGGCATCAAATCACATGGGAAGCTTTTAAAGTTCAGATTCCCTGACCCCATCCCAATTTACAGAATCCTCCTATCTTC
This region of Theropithecus gelada isolate Dixy chromosome 12, Tgel_1.0, whole genome shotgun sequence genomic DNA includes:
- the METTL21A gene encoding protein N-lysine methyltransferase METTL21A isoform X2, producing the protein MALVPYEETTELGLQKFHKPLATFSFANYTIQIRQDWRHLGVAAVVWDAAIVLSTYLEMGAVELRGRSAVELGAGTGLVGIVAALLGAHVTITDRKVALEFLKSNVQANLPPHIQPKTVVKELTWGQNLGSFSPGEFDLILGADIIYLEETFTDLLQTLEHLCSNHSVILLACRIRYERDNNFLAMLERQFTVRKVHYDPEKDVHIYEAQKRNQKEDL
- the METTL21A gene encoding protein N-lysine methyltransferase METTL21A isoform X1, whose protein sequence is MALVPYEETTELGLQKFHKPLATFSFANYTIQIRQDWRHLGVAAVVWDAAIVLSTYLEMGAVELRGRSAVELGAGTGLVGIVAALLALKSSMKPWLVHCLLFFSGAHVTITDRKVALEFLKSNVQANLPPHIQPKTVVKELTWGQNLGSFSPGEFDLILGADIIYLEETFTDLLQTLEHLCSNHSVILLACRIRYERDNNFLAMLERQFTVRKVHYDPEKDVHIYEAQKRNQKEDL